The sequence below is a genomic window from Bradyrhizobium septentrionale.
CGGGCCTGCTGCTGAACTCGGCGATCTTCCAGCGCGATCTGCCGCTGCTGCAGGGCACGATCCTGGTGCTGGCGCTGTTCTTCGTGCTGCTCAACCTCCTGGTCGACATCGCGCAGGCCGCGATCGATCCGCGCATCAAGCGGAGCTAACCATGAGCGCGATGAGCGATACCGCATTGCAGGCCGCCCCCGCGACCAAGGCGCGTGGCTACTGGGCGACCGTTGGGCGCCGCATCAGGCGCGACAAGGTCAGCATGGCCTGCGCCATCATCCTGGTGCTGATCTTCGCCTCCGCGTTGCTGGCGCCATGGCTGCATCTCGCCGATCCCTATCAGGGCTCGATGATCCGCCGCCTCCGCCATATCGGTACGCCGGGCTATCCGCTCGGCACCGACGAACTCGGCCGCGACATGCTGGCGCGGCTGATCTATGGCGGGCGCCTCTCGCTGGTGATCGGCATCCTGCCGGTGATCCTTGCCTTCGTGATCGGCACCTCGCTCGGCCTCGTCGCAGGTTACGTCGGCGGCAAGCTCAACACCGCGATCATGCGCACCGTCGACGTATTCTACGCCTTCCCTTCGGTGCTGCTGGCGATCGCGATCTCCGGGGCGCTCGGCGCCGGCATCACCAATTCGATCGTGTCGCTGACCATCGTGTTCGTGCCGCAGATCACCCGCGTCGCCGAGAGCGTCACCACCGGCGTGCGCAACATGGATTTCGTCGAGGCGGCGCGCGCCTCCGGCGCCGGTCCGTTCACCATCATGCGCGTGCACATGCTCGGCAATGTGCTCGGCCCGATCTTTGTCTATGCCACCGGCCTGATCTCGGTGTCGATGATCCTCGCCGCCGGTCTCTCCTTCCTCGGGCTCGGCACCAAGCCGCCGGAGCCGGAATGGGGCTTGATGTTGAACACGCTGCGCACCGCGATCTATGTCAATCCATGGGTTGCCGCGCTGCCCGGCGCGATGATCTTCGCGGTCTCGATCTGCTTCAATCTGCTGAGCGACGGCATGCGCAGCGCCATGGACATCAGGAACTAAGGCATGATCCGGAAAAGTGTGAAGCGGTTTTCCGAGAAGATCATGCCCAAACAAGGAGCTAAAGCGCGATGACGATTCAACCCCATCTCATCGCGCTTTAGTGCGATGAGCGACGCCAATCTCTCAGCCGACATGCTGGAGCCGGTCGCCGACATCGGCGGCGCCGCGCAGCCGCTGTTGCAGGTCAAGGGACTGACAAAACACTTCCCGGTGCGCGGCGGACTGTTCAGCCCGCGCAAGACCGTGCGCGCCGTCGACGACGTCACTTTCGCGGTCATGAAGGGCGAGACCGTCGGCATCGTCGGCGAGTCCGGCTGCGGCAAGTCGACCACCGCGCGGCTGTTGATGCATCTGATGACCCGCGATGCCGGCGACATCGTCTATGACGGAATGCAGGTCGGCCCGTCGCTGTCGCTGCGCGACCTGCGCCGCGGCATGCAGATGGTGTTTCAGGACAGCTACGCCTCCCTCAACCCGCGCCTCACCATCGAGGAATCGATCGCGTTCGGGCCCAAGGTGCACGGTATGGTCGACGGCGCGGCGCGGGCGCTGGCGCGCGAGCTGCTCGGCAAGGTGGGCTTGCGGCCGGAGATCTTCGCCAACCGCTATCCGCACGAGGTGTCCGGCGGCCAGCGCCAGCGCGTCAACATCGCCCGCGCGCTTGCGTTGTCGCCGCGGCTCGTGATCCTCGATGAAGCGGTCTCCGCGCTCGACAAATCGGTCGAGGCGCAGGTGCTCAATTTGCTCGCCGACCTGAAGCGCGAATTCGGCCTGACTTATCTGTTCATCAGCCACGATCTCAACGTCGTCCGCTACATCTCCGACCGCGTGTTGGTGATGTATCTCGGCGAGGTCGTCGAGCTCGGCCCGGTCGATGCGGTCTGGGACGCGCCGGCGCATCCCTATACCCGCGCGCTGCTGGCGGCGATGCCGTCATCCGATCCCGACAATCGCACCGAGGTGCCGCCGATCTCGGGCGATCCGCCCAATCCGATCGATCCGCCGCCGGGCTGCCGGTTTCACACCCGTTGCCCGTTTGCGGAGCCGCTCTGCGCAAACGACACGCCAAAACTCAGCGATCTCGATACAATGGGCCATCAAGCGGCGTGCTACATGGCCATTCCGGGTTCAGGGCACAGCCGCGCGCCGGCAAAAACAAAAGGAGAAAACGCGGCATGACCAGACCCACTCCCAAGGACGTCAAGGTGATCGCGCACGTCGTCGACGTGCCCGCCGATGACGAAACTGCCACCCGCATCGCCAATTCGATCGGGCCTGCCTTCGACGGTTTTGCACCGATCTCCGGCACGCTGCCCTTCGATCTCGAACCCGCGAGCTTCCTGCTGGCGCAGATCGCAAAGGTGTCGAAATGAGCACCGAGCCGGCCCTGATGACGCTGACTGCGGTCGCCAAGGCGATTGCCGACAAGAAAGTCTCCTCGCATGAGGTGACGCGCGCCGTGCTGCATCGCATTGCAGAGTGGCAGCCGTGCCTCAACGCCTATATGGCTGTTGAATCCGAACAGGCGCTCGCCGCCGCCACCGAGGCCGATGCCGCGCTCGCCAAGGGCAACGCGCGTGGTCCGCTGCACGGCGTGCCGCTGGCGCACAAGGACATGTATTACGACGCCGGCAAGGTCGTGACCTGTGGCTCGCTGATCCGCCGCGATTTTGTGCCCAAGACCACATCGACGGCGTTGCAGCGGCTCAAGGATGCCGGACAGGTCCGGCTCGGCTCGCTGCAGATGGTCGAGTTCGCCTACGGGCCGACCGGCCACAACGTGCATTACGGCGCGGTGCGCAATCCCTGGCATGTCGAGCACATCACCGGCGGCTCGTCGTCAGGCTCGGGCTCGGCGGTCGCCGCACGGCTGACCTTCGCGGCGCTCGGCTCCGACACCGGCGGCTCGGTGCGCATGCCCGCGCATTTCTGCGGCGTCACCGGGCTGAAGACGACGGTCGGCCGGGTCAGCCGCGCCGGCGCGATGCCGCTGTCGCAGTCGCTCGATACCGTCGGTCCGCTGGCGCAGACCGCGGAGGACTGCGCGCTGCTGCTCGGCCTGATGGCCGGCGCCGATCCGGAGGATCTCACCGCGTCGACGCAGCCGGTGCCCGACTATCTGGCTGCGACCAGACAGTCGCTGAAAGGTCTGAAGATTGGCGTGCCGACGGCATTCTATGTCGACGACCTCGATCCCGAGGTGGCGCACATCCTCGACGAGACGGTTGCCACCCTGAAGAAGGAAGGTGCCGAGATCGTCAAGGTCGAGTTATCAGATCAGCGGCAGCTCAGCGCAGCGTCGCAGCTGGTACTCGCGGCCGAGGCCGCGGCCTTCCACAAGCGCTGGATGATCGAGCGGCCGCAGGATTACGGCGGGCAAGTCCTGATGCGGCTGCAGAACGGCCTGACCATTCCCGCCGTCGCCTATCTCGAGGCGATGCGCTGGCGCGGCCCCGCGCTCGCCGCGCACAATGCGGCGGTCAGCGGCGTCGATGCCGTGATCGCGCCGTCGGCCCCGGTGCCGGCGCCGACGATCGCCGAGAGCGACGTCGGCAACGGTCCGGGCGCGGAAGCGGTGATCCAGCGGCTGACGCGGTTCACGCGGCCGGTCAATTATCTCGGCGTGCCGTCGCTGTCGATTCCGTCGGGCTTCACCAAGGCGGGTCTGCCGGTCGGCATGCAGCTGATCGGCCGCTCCTTCGAGGAAGCCACATTGCTGCGGATCGGCGCTGCATTCCAGCGCGCGACCGATTTCCACGCCAGGGTGCCCAAGCTCGCATGACCAATCTCGTCGAGATCAACAGCCTCAACATCCGCTTCACCGGCGATCGCACGGTGCATGCCGTGAACGATCTCAGCCTGTCGCTCGGCGAGGGCGAGGTGTTGGGGCTGCTCGGCGAGTCCGGCTCGGGCAAGAGCGTGACCTTGCGCGCGTTGATGCGGCTGTTGCCGAAGAAGCGCACGCAGATCTCCGGCCGCGTGACGGTGCTGGGCCGGGATGTGCTGGCGATGGATGACGAGGCGCTGTCCGCATTCCGCGGCCAGACCGTCTCGATGATCTTCCAGGAGCCGGCGCTGGCGCTCGATCCGGTCTACACCATCGGCCGCCAGATCGCGGAGACGGTGATGCGCCACGAGGGCAAGAGCGAACGCGATGCCATCGCGCGCGCGCTCGAGATGCTCGAAGTGGTGCGGATCCCCTCCGCCAAGCGGCGGCTGGAATCCTATCCGCACGAAATGTCGGGTGGCATGCGCCAGCGTGCGATGATCGCGCTGGCGCTGGCCTGCAAGCCAAAAATCCTGCTCGCGGACGAGCCGACCACGGCGCTCGATGCCACCGTGCAGATCCAGATCCTGCTGCTGCTGCGCGAGTTGCAGCGCGAGTTCGGCATGTCGGTCATATTCGTCACCCACGACATCGGCGTCGCGATCGAAATCTGCGACCGCGTCGCGGTGATGTATGCCGGCCAGATCGTCGAGCAGGGCGCCCTGCGCGACATCGTCCGCACGCCGGTTCATCCCTACGCGAAAGGCTTGCTGGCCTCGACCATCCACGGTGCGATGCGTGGCCAGCGGCTGGAAACCATCCCGGGCACGCCGCCCTCGCTCGATCACGCACCGGCCGCTTGCTCGTTCGCGCCACGCTGCAAGTTCGCCGAGCCGCGCTGCAGCGAAGGCTTGCCGCCCGGCGTGCAGGTCGCGCCCGGCCATCTGGCGCGCTGCGTCCTCGCAGAGCCGGCGGTCGCCGCGGTTTAGGAAGCGCGGGCGACCGCGTCGGCGATCCAGCGCCGCACCGCGGCAATTCGTCGGTCGCGCGCCTGTTCGGTGCGGGAGATCAGGTAGATCGTCTCGCTGGGCGCAGCCTCGAACGCGAACGGCGCCACCAGTCTCTTGCCGAAGCCCGGCCGCGCCTTGATCAGGGGGGCGATCGCGATCGCGACGCCGAGCCCGTGTTCGGCGGCCTCCAGCATCGCCGGCACGCTGTCGAGCCAGAGGTGTCCGCGTGGTGCTAGATTCGGCAGCCCGACCTGCTGCAGCCAGGCCGGCCAGGCCCGCGGCTGCGTCGTGACATGGATCAGTACCTCGCGCGGCAGGTCCTCCGGCCGCCGCAGTCCCGCCTTGACCAGCGCCGGCGCACAGACCGGCTGCCCGCGGACCCGGACCAGCGGCTCGACCTTCAGCCCGGCGGCATGCTCCCGCCCATAGCGGATCGCGACGTCGACGCGGGAGCCGGCGAAGTCGGCATATTGGTGGCCAGATTGCCCGGATGCTCAATCCTGCTCACCTCAGGGAACGCACCTTGGCCATCTTCGAACCGCTCGCCACGCCGCACCACTGGAAGCCCACCGCGCTGGCGGCGGGGCCGTTCGCAGGCCTGCAGGGCGGGGCGGTCGCGAGCCTGCTGACCGCCGAGGTCGAGGCGATGGCCGACGCGCGCAACTGGGGCACCGCGATCTCAGCGTCAGCCTGGTTCCTGCGGCCGACCCCGATGGCCGAATTGCGCACCCAAGTCACCGTCCTGACCGAGGGCGGCCGGGTCAGCGTCGTCGACAACACGCTCTGGCCGGCAGGCGAGGCGCAGCCCACCGCGACGGTGCGCGTGACGCTGCCGCGCGAACGTGCCGTCGAGGTGCCGGGCCTGGATGGAAGTGCAGGCGACCCGGTCGATCCCACGGCCTTTCCGTTGCGCAACCTGCGCGCCGTCCATGGCCATGGCCGCAGCTGGTTCATGGATACGATGGAAGCCCGTGTCGGCGGCGACGTTGCCTGGTTTCGAATGCACCATGACGTGACGACCGGTGCCGGCCCGCTGGCGCGGGTGCTCGGTCCCGCCGACTGGACCCATGGCATCGCGCGCCCAGTCCAGAACGTGGTGGCCGACCCCAATCCGAACCTTGCGGTGCAGCTGTTCAGGCCACCGCGGGGCGCGTGGATCGGTGTTCGCCCCGAGGCGCGCTGGCGCCCGGAGGCCGGGCTTGGCGTCGGCAGCGGGGTATTGCTCGATGTGGTTGGCGAGATCGGCCGGGGTCTCGATGTCGGTCATTCTCGTGCCCTTTCCGAAAACCGCACCTGTTACCGCGCCGGGTTCCGCGGCCGGTTAACCCTAATTATTCCGTCAACTGTCTGTGGGATCACAAAAATAGCCCGCGAACCATGCTCTGGTCGGCGCGACTTGAAATGGACGATGGCCGCAAACGCCTATACAAGGTGGTCATCACGTAACGCTTTTGTTTGCAGAGAACAGTTTTCATGGCAGCCGCGCCCGCTGTCCGGCGTTCCGAACTGGCTGAGGCGCTGCGCGCATGTCGCAGTGCCTTCGTCGGCGTCGGTCTCATCAGCTGCATGATCAACCTGTTGTATCTGACAGGTTCGATGTTCATGCTGCA
It includes:
- a CDS encoding ABC transporter permease, producing the protein MSAMSDTALQAAPATKARGYWATVGRRIRRDKVSMACAIILVLIFASALLAPWLHLADPYQGSMIRRLRHIGTPGYPLGTDELGRDMLARLIYGGRLSLVIGILPVILAFVIGTSLGLVAGYVGGKLNTAIMRTVDVFYAFPSVLLAIAISGALGAGITNSIVSLTIVFVPQITRVAESVTTGVRNMDFVEAARASGAGPFTIMRVHMLGNVLGPIFVYATGLISVSMILAAGLSFLGLGTKPPEPEWGLMLNTLRTAIYVNPWVAALPGAMIFAVSICFNLLSDGMRSAMDIRN
- a CDS encoding ABC transporter ATP-binding protein encodes the protein MSDANLSADMLEPVADIGGAAQPLLQVKGLTKHFPVRGGLFSPRKTVRAVDDVTFAVMKGETVGIVGESGCGKSTTARLLMHLMTRDAGDIVYDGMQVGPSLSLRDLRRGMQMVFQDSYASLNPRLTIEESIAFGPKVHGMVDGAARALARELLGKVGLRPEIFANRYPHEVSGGQRQRVNIARALALSPRLVILDEAVSALDKSVEAQVLNLLADLKREFGLTYLFISHDLNVVRYISDRVLVMYLGEVVELGPVDAVWDAPAHPYTRALLAAMPSSDPDNRTEVPPISGDPPNPIDPPPGCRFHTRCPFAEPLCANDTPKLSDLDTMGHQAACYMAIPGSGHSRAPAKTKGENAA
- a CDS encoding amidase codes for the protein MSTEPALMTLTAVAKAIADKKVSSHEVTRAVLHRIAEWQPCLNAYMAVESEQALAAATEADAALAKGNARGPLHGVPLAHKDMYYDAGKVVTCGSLIRRDFVPKTTSTALQRLKDAGQVRLGSLQMVEFAYGPTGHNVHYGAVRNPWHVEHITGGSSSGSGSAVAARLTFAALGSDTGGSVRMPAHFCGVTGLKTTVGRVSRAGAMPLSQSLDTVGPLAQTAEDCALLLGLMAGADPEDLTASTQPVPDYLAATRQSLKGLKIGVPTAFYVDDLDPEVAHILDETVATLKKEGAEIVKVELSDQRQLSAASQLVLAAEAAAFHKRWMIERPQDYGGQVLMRLQNGLTIPAVAYLEAMRWRGPALAAHNAAVSGVDAVIAPSAPVPAPTIAESDVGNGPGAEAVIQRLTRFTRPVNYLGVPSLSIPSGFTKAGLPVGMQLIGRSFEEATLLRIGAAFQRATDFHARVPKLA
- a CDS encoding ABC transporter ATP-binding protein produces the protein MTNLVEINSLNIRFTGDRTVHAVNDLSLSLGEGEVLGLLGESGSGKSVTLRALMRLLPKKRTQISGRVTVLGRDVLAMDDEALSAFRGQTVSMIFQEPALALDPVYTIGRQIAETVMRHEGKSERDAIARALEMLEVVRIPSAKRRLESYPHEMSGGMRQRAMIALALACKPKILLADEPTTALDATVQIQILLLLRELQREFGMSVIFVTHDIGVAIEICDRVAVMYAGQIVEQGALRDIVRTPVHPYAKGLLASTIHGAMRGQRLETIPGTPPSLDHAPAACSFAPRCKFAEPRCSEGLPPGVQVAPGHLARCVLAEPAVAAV
- a CDS encoding acyl-CoA thioesterase domain-containing protein, producing MAIFEPLATPHHWKPTALAAGPFAGLQGGAVASLLTAEVEAMADARNWGTAISASAWFLRPTPMAELRTQVTVLTEGGRVSVVDNTLWPAGEAQPTATVRVTLPRERAVEVPGLDGSAGDPVDPTAFPLRNLRAVHGHGRSWFMDTMEARVGGDVAWFRMHHDVTTGAGPLARVLGPADWTHGIARPVQNVVADPNPNLAVQLFRPPRGAWIGVRPEARWRPEAGLGVGSGVLLDVVGEIGRGLDVGHSRALSENRTCYRAGFRGRLTLIIPSTVCGITKIAREPCSGRRDLKWTMAANAYTRWSSRNAFVCREQFSWQPRPLSGVPNWLRRCAHVAVPSSASVSSAA